In Spartinivicinus poritis, the following proteins share a genomic window:
- a CDS encoding type 1 glutamine amidotransferase domain-containing protein, whose product MNTVATQKTNNIQKRVLLIMSSENKIGISGKLTGTWFEEVATPYYKMVEAGFEVVFASPKGGLAPIDLLSMKPPFTTESTGRFAQDPVANFALANTIPLESVEYSQYDALFFPGGYGLLWDLASNSLVLKMIQDFARVDRPVAMVCHAPAILRDAKKDNGEPLVKGKELTGFKNAEDEEVELLQHLLFSLEDELKLRGAIYKSKQNWEPNVVIDGFLMTGQSPASAPPLADALIERLK is encoded by the coding sequence ATGAACACTGTAGCAACACAAAAAACAAATAATATTCAAAAAAGAGTTCTGCTTATTATGTCGTCTGAAAATAAGATTGGCATTAGTGGTAAATTGACTGGTACTTGGTTTGAAGAAGTTGCCACACCTTATTATAAGATGGTTGAGGCTGGCTTTGAGGTTGTGTTTGCTTCACCTAAAGGTGGATTGGCACCCATTGATTTATTAAGTATGAAACCACCATTTACAACGGAGAGCACTGGACGTTTTGCTCAAGATCCTGTAGCGAATTTTGCACTGGCAAATACGATTCCTCTGGAAAGTGTAGAATATTCGCAGTATGACGCACTATTCTTCCCTGGTGGTTATGGTCTTTTATGGGATTTAGCTAGTAACTCCTTAGTATTAAAAATGATTCAGGATTTTGCTCGGGTCGATCGTCCTGTAGCCATGGTATGTCATGCTCCTGCTATTTTGCGTGATGCGAAAAAAGATAATGGTGAGCCGTTGGTAAAAGGAAAAGAATTAACAGGCTTTAAAAATGCTGAAGATGAAGAAGTTGAATTACTTCAACACTTGTTGTTCTCTCTTGAAGACGAACTAAAACTGAGAGGCGCTATCTATAAGAGCAAGCAAAATTGGGAGCCTAATGTGGTAATTGATGGTTTCTTAATGACTGGTCAAAGTCCTGCAAGTGCGCCTCCATTGGCTGATGCGCTAATTGAAAGGTTGAAGTAA
- a CDS encoding TetR/AcrR family transcriptional regulator, with amino-acid sequence MKADTVENIKDVAESCIRSKGYNSFSFREIASAVGIKSASVHYHFPTKGDLGAAVVKRYTERFLSALGDPEDSEIKPEQLIQRYIEAFRSSLIKDQKLCLCGMLGAETNSLPEEVVRETKRFFKENIKWLTAVFARYNQQEEGAMNNKAVYLLSSLEGAMMVAHTLGDLKAFDNAIKVIMQQFSE; translated from the coding sequence ATGAAGGCAGATACTGTTGAAAATATCAAAGATGTAGCGGAATCTTGCATTAGAAGCAAGGGTTATAACTCTTTTAGTTTCCGTGAAATAGCTAGTGCTGTCGGTATTAAAAGTGCCAGTGTTCACTATCACTTTCCTACAAAAGGTGATCTAGGGGCTGCGGTAGTTAAGCGTTATACAGAACGGTTTTTAAGTGCTTTAGGTGATCCAGAAGATTCAGAAATCAAGCCTGAGCAGTTAATTCAGCGCTATATCGAGGCTTTCCGAAGCTCACTAATAAAAGATCAGAAGTTGTGCTTGTGCGGTATGTTGGGGGCTGAAACTAACTCTTTGCCTGAGGAAGTGGTTAGGGAAACTAAACGATTTTTCAAAGAAAATATTAAATGGTTGACGGCTGTTTTTGCTCGGTACAATCAGCAAGAAGAAGGAGCTATGAATAATAAGGCAGTTTATTTACTATCTAGCTTGGAGGGCGCTATGATGGTGGCTCATACACTTGGTGACCTAAAGGCCTTCGATAACGCAATTAAAGTGATTATGCAACAGTTTAGCGAATAA